The following proteins are encoded in a genomic region of Hippoglossus hippoglossus isolate fHipHip1 chromosome 3, fHipHip1.pri, whole genome shotgun sequence:
- the cul4a gene encoding cullin-4A isoform X1, whose protein sequence is MAEDTRQDKRASFSAITEHNTNGMGRTSAVASGKSGASKKLVIKNFKDRPKLAENYTEDTWLKLRDAVGAIQNSTSIKYNLEELYQAVENLCSYKVSPTLYKQLRQVCEDHVQAQIYQFREESLDNLSFLKRMNRCWQDHCRQTIMIRSIFLFLDRTYVLQNSLLPSIWDTGLELFRTHIVSDSAVQKRTVDGILEQVEQERNGETVDRSLLRSLLGMLSDLQVYKDSFEERFLIETNRLYAAEGQRLMQERDVPEYLHHVARRLEEENDRILSYLDQSTQKPLISCVEKQLLGEHMTSMLQKGLSTLLDENRVTELALLYQLFSKVKGGLPTLLQFWRDYIKTFGGEIVCTPEKDKDMVQELLDFKDKMDNVAQSCFTRSEGFINAMKEAFETFINKRPNKPAELIAKYVDSKLRAGNKEATEEELERILDKIMIIFRFIHGKDVFEAFYKKDLAKRLLVGKSASVDAEKSMLSKLKHECGAAFTSKLEGMFKDMELSKDIMIQFKQYMQNQSEPSNIELTVNILTMGYWPSYTPMEVHLPPEMVKLQEVFKLFYLGKHSGRKLQWQPTLGHAVLKAEFKEGKKELQVSLFQTLVLLMFNEGEEFSIDEIRTATGIEEGELKRTLQSLACGKARVLNKNPRGKDVEDGDRFNFNNDFKHKLFRIKINQIQMKETVEEQVSTTERVFQDRQYQIDAAVVRIMKMRKTLSHNLLVSELYNQLKFPVKPGDLKKRIESLIDRDYMERDKETPNQYHYVA, encoded by the exons ATGGCAGAGGACACTCGACAGGACAAGAGAGCCAGCTTCTCTGCCATAACAGAGCACAACACCAACGGGATGGGCCGGACCTCCGCCGTGGCCTCAGGCAAAAGTGGTGCCTCAAAGAAGTTAGTGATCAAAAATTTCAAAG ACAGGCCAAAACTAGCAGAGAACTACACTGAAGACACATGGCTGAAGCTACGAGATGCGGTGGGAGCCATTCAGAACAGCACCTCTATAAAGTACAACCTGGAGGAGCTCTATCAG GCGGTGGAGAACCTGTGTTCCTATAAAGTCTCCCCCACGCTATACAAGCAGCTCCGGCAGGTCTGTGAAGATCATGTGCAAGCCCAGATCTACCAGTTCAGAGA AGAGTCTTTGGACAACCTTTCCTTCCTTAAGCGAATGAATCGCTGCTGGCAGGACCACTGCAGACAAACT ATAATGATCCGAAGTATCTTTCTCTTCCTGGATCGTACCTACGTGCTTCAGaattctctcctcccctccataTG GGACACTGGCTTGGAGCTGTTCCGTACCCACATTGTGAGTGACAGTGCGGTGCAAAAGCGGACCGTCGATGGCATTTTGGAGCAGGTAGAACAGGAGCGGAACGGGGAGACAGTGGATCGTAGTCTGCTCAGGAGCCTATTGGGCATGTTGTCAGACCTACAG GTTTACAAAGATTCCTTTGAAGAGAGATTTTTGATTGAGACCAATCGTCTTTACGCAGCAGAGGGTCAGCGGCTGATGCAGGAGAGAGAT GTGCCTGAGTATCTGCATCATGTGGCTCGTCGGTTAGAGGAGGAGAATGATCGTATCTTGAGCTACCTCGACCAGAGCACTCa GAAACCTCTAATTAGCTGTGTTGAGAAACAACTTTTAGGAGAACATATGACTTCAATGCTACAAAAgg GTCTGAGCACCCTGCTGGATGAGAATCGTGTGACTGAGCTGGCCCTCCTCTACCAGCTCTTCAGCAAGGTGAAGGGGGGACTTCCCACCCTGCTGCAGTTCTGGAGGGATTATATCAAG ACCTTCGGTGGAGAGATTGTGTGCACTCCAGAGAAAGACAAGGACATGGTGCAAGAGCTGCTGGACTTTAAGGACAAGATGGACAACGTGGCACAGAGCTGCTTCACGAGGAGCGAGGGATTCATCAACGCCATGAAGGAAGCCTTTGAGACTTTTATCAACAAGAGGCCGAACAAACCTGCAGAACTCATTG CTAAATATGTGGATTCTAAGTTAAGAGCAGGGAACAAGGAGGctacagaggaggagctggagagaatCCTGGACAAGATAATGATAATCTTCCGTTTCATTCATG gTAAAGACGTGTTTGAAGCTTTTTATAAGAAGGACTTGGCCAAACGCCTGCTTGTCGGCAAGAGTGCTTCTGTAGATGCTGAAAAGTCCATGCTCTCCAAACTCAAGCACG AATGCGGAGCAGCATTCACCAGTAAGCTTGAGGGGATGTTTAAGGACATGGAGCTGTCCAAAGACATCATGATCCAGTTCAAACAG TATATGCAGAACCAGAGTGAACCCAGCAACATAGAACTTACAGTTAACATCCTCACGATGGGCTACTGGCCGTCATACACGCCCATGGAGGTCCACTTGCCCCCAGAG ATGGTCAAACTCCAGGAGGTGTTCAAGCTGTTCTACCTGGGGAagcacagtgggaggaagctgcagtgGCAGCCAACCCTGGGTCACGCTGTATTAAAGGCAGAGTTTAAAGAG GGCAAAAAGGAGCTGCAGGTCTCCCTGTTCCAGACTCTGGTGCTGCTGATGTTTAATGAGGGAGAGGAGTTCAGCATTGATGAGATTCGCACTGCGACCGGCATAG aggagggagagctcAAGCGTACACTGCAGTCCCTGGCCTGCGGAAAAGCTCGAGTCCTTAACAAGAACCCTCGAGGGAAAGATGTGGAGGACGGAGACCGCTTTAATTTCAACAatgattttaaacacaaactgttccGCATCAAGATCAACCAGATCCAGATGAAGGAGACG GTAGAGGAGCAGGTGAGCACAACAGAACGTGTGTTTCAAGACCGACAGTATCAGATTGATGCGGCTGTTGTCCGCATcatgaagatgaggaagacCCTGAGTCACAACCTCCTCGTATCAGAGCTCTACAACCAGCTGAAGTTCCCTGTTAAG CCGGGCGATCTTAAGAAGCGCATTGAGTCGCTCATAGACAGAGACTACATGGAACGTGACAAGGAGACTCCAAACCAGTACCACTATGTTGCCTAA
- the lamp1a gene encoding lysosome-associated membrane glycoprotein 1a — protein MKLSHAVAALLVACCAGLGCVQAVTLEVKEGNSTCIKAELSASFSITYDTFSSTRTAQFTLPDSATVDTRSSSCGTEESFPWLEAVFGPGHALGLSFSSNASLYSVANLTLQYNLSDSTIFPEANSSDVVTVVSASVGIWAAINTTYRCVSPVALRVGGANVTFSGMRLEAFMPGNDLSPTESVCLADTSSTTAPPTTAAASTTTAPAPTPSGTPEHGMYSVKNSNGTECLLAQFGLQFNISYFSKSQNKTVQDLVNLTPTQTNASGSCEASRATLVLTEKQDTTLNFTFTLNSTTNKYHLSGISLLANWPDMTARFSAINTSLEYLPSSLGRSYMCNAEQTLIVAPTLSLNTFRLQVQPFGVITDQFATAEECQMDQDQMLIPIIVGAALAGLVLIVLIAYLIGRKRSHAGYQTI, from the exons ATGAAACTCTCTCACGCGGTGGCCGCGCTGCTCGTCGCCTGCTGTGCCGGGTTAG GTTGTGTTCAGGCCGTGACTCTGGAGGTAAAAGAGGGGAACTCCACCTGCATTAAGGCTGAGCTTTCTGCATCATTCTCCATCACATACGACACCTTCAGCAGCACG AGAACGGCGCAGTTTACTCTGCCTGACTCCGCCACAGTCGACACCAGAAGCAGCTCGTGCGGCACAGAGGAGAGCTTTCCTTGGCTGGAGGCGGTGTTCGGACCCGGCCATGCTCTGGGGCTGAGCTTTTCCTCCAACGCGAGTCTGTACAGCGTCGCGAACCTGACGCTGCAGTACAACCTCAGCGATTCGACGATCTTCCCTGAAGCCAACAGCTCCG ATGTGGTCACAGTGGTGTCGGCTTCCGTCGGGATCTGGGCGGCAATCAACACCACCTACCGCTGTGTGAGCCCCGTCGCTTTAAGAGTCGGTGGAGCGAATGTCACTTTCTCTGGCATGAGGCTGGAGGCCTTCATGCCAGGAAATGACCTGAGTCCAACAG AAAGCGTCTGTTTGGCGGATACAAGCAGTACTACAGCTCCAcccaccaccgctgctgcttcGACAACAACAGCTCCAGCACCGACGCCTTCAGGAACACCCGAACACGGCATGTACTCTGTAAAGAACAGCAATGGCACGGAATGTCTCCTGGCTCAGTTTGGACTTCAGTTCAACATCTCCTACTTCTCTAAATCTCAGAATAAG ACTGTCCAGGATTTAGTAAACCTGACCCCTACTCAGACAAATGCATCAGGATCATGTGAAGCCAGCAGAGCTACCTTGGTTTTGACAGAAAAGCAAGACACCACACTCAACTTCACCTTCACGCTG AACTCCACGACCAACAAGTACCACCTGAGTGGGATATCTCTGCTCGCCAACTGGCCTGATATGACAG CTCGGTTCTCCGCCATTAACACCAGTCTGGAGTACCTGCCGAGTTCACTGGGCCGCTCGTACATGTGTAACGCAGAGCAAACTCTGATCGTGGCACCAACCTTGTCTCTCAACACATTCAGACTGCAGGTCCAACCGTTTGGAGTCATCACAGACCAGTTTGCTACAG CGGAGGAGTGTCAGATGGACCAGGACCAGATGCTCATCCCCATCATCGTCGGGGCAGCGCTCGCTGGCCTGGTGCTGATTGTGCTCATTGCGTACCTAATAGGTAGGAAGAGGAGCCATGCTGGATACCAGACCATCTGA
- the grtp1a gene encoding growth hormone-regulated TBC protein 1-A, producing the protein MEKKHRAANGSRSAAGGSAKDRVGRWDPYGFERSEDFDYESYEELMSEYLVVLTQRSIKWSKLLKGKSKVQKNVKLKRYVRKGIPNEHRALIWMTASGAQDQLEKNPGYYQSLLGAKHDPKLVDTICTDLNRTFPDNIQFRKTSSPCLQKALYNVLLANGHHNPTVGYCQGMNFVAGYLLIITKDEEKSFWLMDALLSRILPDYYSPAMLGLKTDQEVLGELVKIKIPSVWKTMVDHNVMWTLVVSRWFICLYIDVLPVETVLRIWDCLFYEGSKILFRVALTLISQNQTLIQQAQSMPDVCQIFKQIAHGPFVDECHTFMQKIFTEPRSLSMATLTKLRATCRSRIIAEES; encoded by the exons ATGGAGAAGAAGCACCGGGCGGCGAATGGAAGCCGCTCCGCCGCCGGAGGAAGCGCTAAAGACCGGGTGGGCAG GTGGGATCCATATGGCTTTGAGCGCTCGGAGGACTTTGACTACGAGTCATACGAGGAGCTCATGTCCGAGTATCTCGTTGTGCTCACCCAACGGTCGATCAAGTGGTCCAAACTACTGAAGGGCAAAAGCAAGGTGCAGAAGAATGTAAAAT taAAGCGTTATGTGCGTAAGGGGATTCCCAATGAGCACCGGGCTCTGATCTGGATGACGGCCAGTGGGGCTCAAGACCAGTTAGAGAAGAACCCAGGATACTACCAGTCCCTGCTTGGAGCCAAACACGACCCTAAACTGGTGGACACCATCTGCACAG ACTTGAACAGAACATTTCCAGACAACATCCAGTTCCGTAAGACGTCCAGCCCATGTCTCCAGAAAGCTCTGTACAATGTGCTGCTGGCTAATGGTCACCACAATCCCACTGTGGGCTACTGCCAG GGGATGAACTTCGTAGCTGGTTATCTGCTAATCATCACaaaagatgaagagaaatcCTTCTGGTTGATGGATGCACTACTCAGCAGAATAttaccag ACTATTACAGTCCAGCCATGCTGGGGCTGAAGACGGACCAGGAGGTGTTGGGGGAGCTGGTGAAGATTAAAATCCCTAGTGTGTGGAAGACCATGGTGGATCATAACGTCATGTGGACCCTCGTGGTCTCCCGATGGTTCATCTGTCTCTACATAGACGTCTTGCCAGTAGAG ACTGTTCTACGGATCTGGGATTGCCTGTTCTACGAGGGATCGAAAATCCTCTTCCGCGTCGCTCTGACACTGATCAGCCAGAACCAGACTCTGATTCAACAGGCCCAGTCGATGCCAGACGTCTGCCAAATCTTCAAGCAGATCGCCCATGGACCATTTGTGGATGAATGTCACACTTTCATGCag AAAATCTTCACGGAACCACGAAGTCTCTCCATGGCAACCTTGACTAAGCTGCGGGCGACATGTCGATCTCGCATCATTGCAGAAGAATCATGA
- the cul4a gene encoding cullin-4A isoform X2: MAEDTRQDKRASFSAITEHNTNGMGRTSAVASGKSGASKKLVIKNFKDRPKLAENYTEDTWLKLRDAVGAIQNSTSIKYNLEELYQAVENLCSYKVSPTLYKQLRQVCEDHVQAQIYQFREESLDNLSFLKRMNRCWQDHCRQTIMIRSIFLFLDRTYVLQNSLLPSIWDTGLELFRTHIVSDSAVQKRTVDGILEQVEQERNGETVDRSLLRSLLGMLSDLQVYKDSFEERFLIETNRLYAAEGQRLMQERDVPEYLHHVARRLEEENDRILSYLDQSTQKPLISCVEKQLLGEHMTSMLQKGLSTLLDENRVTELALLYQLFSKVKGGLPTLLQFWRDYIKTFGGEIVCTPEKDKDMVQELLDFKDKMDNVAQSCFTRSEGFINAMKEAFETFINKRPNKPAELIAKYVDSKLRAGNKEATEEELERILDKIMIIFRFIHGKDVFEAFYKKDLAKRLLVGKSASVDAEKSMLSKLKHECGAAFTSKLEGMFKDMELSKDIMIQFKQNQSEPSNIELTVNILTMGYWPSYTPMEVHLPPEMVKLQEVFKLFYLGKHSGRKLQWQPTLGHAVLKAEFKEGKKELQVSLFQTLVLLMFNEGEEFSIDEIRTATGIEEGELKRTLQSLACGKARVLNKNPRGKDVEDGDRFNFNNDFKHKLFRIKINQIQMKETVEEQVSTTERVFQDRQYQIDAAVVRIMKMRKTLSHNLLVSELYNQLKFPVKPGDLKKRIESLIDRDYMERDKETPNQYHYVA, encoded by the exons ATGGCAGAGGACACTCGACAGGACAAGAGAGCCAGCTTCTCTGCCATAACAGAGCACAACACCAACGGGATGGGCCGGACCTCCGCCGTGGCCTCAGGCAAAAGTGGTGCCTCAAAGAAGTTAGTGATCAAAAATTTCAAAG ACAGGCCAAAACTAGCAGAGAACTACACTGAAGACACATGGCTGAAGCTACGAGATGCGGTGGGAGCCATTCAGAACAGCACCTCTATAAAGTACAACCTGGAGGAGCTCTATCAG GCGGTGGAGAACCTGTGTTCCTATAAAGTCTCCCCCACGCTATACAAGCAGCTCCGGCAGGTCTGTGAAGATCATGTGCAAGCCCAGATCTACCAGTTCAGAGA AGAGTCTTTGGACAACCTTTCCTTCCTTAAGCGAATGAATCGCTGCTGGCAGGACCACTGCAGACAAACT ATAATGATCCGAAGTATCTTTCTCTTCCTGGATCGTACCTACGTGCTTCAGaattctctcctcccctccataTG GGACACTGGCTTGGAGCTGTTCCGTACCCACATTGTGAGTGACAGTGCGGTGCAAAAGCGGACCGTCGATGGCATTTTGGAGCAGGTAGAACAGGAGCGGAACGGGGAGACAGTGGATCGTAGTCTGCTCAGGAGCCTATTGGGCATGTTGTCAGACCTACAG GTTTACAAAGATTCCTTTGAAGAGAGATTTTTGATTGAGACCAATCGTCTTTACGCAGCAGAGGGTCAGCGGCTGATGCAGGAGAGAGAT GTGCCTGAGTATCTGCATCATGTGGCTCGTCGGTTAGAGGAGGAGAATGATCGTATCTTGAGCTACCTCGACCAGAGCACTCa GAAACCTCTAATTAGCTGTGTTGAGAAACAACTTTTAGGAGAACATATGACTTCAATGCTACAAAAgg GTCTGAGCACCCTGCTGGATGAGAATCGTGTGACTGAGCTGGCCCTCCTCTACCAGCTCTTCAGCAAGGTGAAGGGGGGACTTCCCACCCTGCTGCAGTTCTGGAGGGATTATATCAAG ACCTTCGGTGGAGAGATTGTGTGCACTCCAGAGAAAGACAAGGACATGGTGCAAGAGCTGCTGGACTTTAAGGACAAGATGGACAACGTGGCACAGAGCTGCTTCACGAGGAGCGAGGGATTCATCAACGCCATGAAGGAAGCCTTTGAGACTTTTATCAACAAGAGGCCGAACAAACCTGCAGAACTCATTG CTAAATATGTGGATTCTAAGTTAAGAGCAGGGAACAAGGAGGctacagaggaggagctggagagaatCCTGGACAAGATAATGATAATCTTCCGTTTCATTCATG gTAAAGACGTGTTTGAAGCTTTTTATAAGAAGGACTTGGCCAAACGCCTGCTTGTCGGCAAGAGTGCTTCTGTAGATGCTGAAAAGTCCATGCTCTCCAAACTCAAGCACG AATGCGGAGCAGCATTCACCAGTAAGCTTGAGGGGATGTTTAAGGACATGGAGCTGTCCAAAGACATCATGATCCAGTTCAAACAG AACCAGAGTGAACCCAGCAACATAGAACTTACAGTTAACATCCTCACGATGGGCTACTGGCCGTCATACACGCCCATGGAGGTCCACTTGCCCCCAGAG ATGGTCAAACTCCAGGAGGTGTTCAAGCTGTTCTACCTGGGGAagcacagtgggaggaagctgcagtgGCAGCCAACCCTGGGTCACGCTGTATTAAAGGCAGAGTTTAAAGAG GGCAAAAAGGAGCTGCAGGTCTCCCTGTTCCAGACTCTGGTGCTGCTGATGTTTAATGAGGGAGAGGAGTTCAGCATTGATGAGATTCGCACTGCGACCGGCATAG aggagggagagctcAAGCGTACACTGCAGTCCCTGGCCTGCGGAAAAGCTCGAGTCCTTAACAAGAACCCTCGAGGGAAAGATGTGGAGGACGGAGACCGCTTTAATTTCAACAatgattttaaacacaaactgttccGCATCAAGATCAACCAGATCCAGATGAAGGAGACG GTAGAGGAGCAGGTGAGCACAACAGAACGTGTGTTTCAAGACCGACAGTATCAGATTGATGCGGCTGTTGTCCGCATcatgaagatgaggaagacCCTGAGTCACAACCTCCTCGTATCAGAGCTCTACAACCAGCTGAAGTTCCCTGTTAAG CCGGGCGATCTTAAGAAGCGCATTGAGTCGCTCATAGACAGAGACTACATGGAACGTGACAAGGAGACTCCAAACCAGTACCACTATGTTGCCTAA